One segment of Sphingomonas qomolangmaensis DNA contains the following:
- a CDS encoding fimbria/pilus periplasmic chaperone, whose translation MSTRMKITRSFVVVAAIATTAHVGAYDLKPIVFQLAPSGPGSSQAMMITNSHEVPIAIEVRAYGRKQLADGEDVLTPEDDDIVIYPPQMVIPPKTSQSFKVQWVGDPAPKHELSYRIVTNQLPIKFKRAESNGRVADVTMKYRYEAALYVVPKGATPSASLTSVTRVAEAGGAASLEVRIRSDGTLRAILDQPSLQLTTATGRILNLTGDQVKPLAGLNILPGVERVVRIPAPDGLETGALQGQLQTKYTTL comes from the coding sequence ATGTCGACACGTATGAAAATCACACGATCATTTGTTGTAGTAGCTGCGATCGCGACAACCGCCCATGTGGGTGCTTACGACCTTAAGCCAATCGTCTTCCAGCTGGCGCCTTCTGGCCCTGGTTCAAGCCAAGCCATGATGATCACCAATTCGCACGAAGTCCCGATCGCTATCGAAGTGCGCGCCTACGGGCGGAAACAACTAGCTGATGGAGAGGATGTGCTTACGCCAGAGGATGACGATATCGTCATTTATCCGCCCCAAATGGTGATTCCGCCGAAAACCAGCCAAAGCTTTAAGGTCCAGTGGGTCGGGGATCCAGCTCCAAAGCACGAGCTTTCCTATCGAATCGTGACAAACCAGCTCCCGATCAAGTTCAAACGCGCGGAGTCAAACGGCCGCGTCGCCGATGTGACGATGAAATACCGTTATGAGGCAGCGCTTTATGTGGTTCCCAAGGGGGCGACGCCATCAGCCTCTTTAACGTCAGTCACGAGAGTTGCTGAAGCCGGTGGTGCGGCTTCTCTAGAGGTGCGGATCCGTTCGGATGGCACGCTCCGAGCCATTCTCGACCAGCCTTCGCTCCAACTGACCACGGCCACTGGCCGAATCCTCAATTTGACAGGTGATCAAGTCAAACCCTTGGCTGGGCTTAACATCCTGCCCGGCGTGGAACGTGTTGTGCGTATTCCCGCGCCAGATGGTCTTGAGACGGGGGCGCTACAGGGACAGCTGCAAACCAAGTATACGACGCTCTAA